Proteins co-encoded in one Astyanax mexicanus isolate ESR-SI-001 chromosome 1, AstMex3_surface, whole genome shotgun sequence genomic window:
- the her1 gene encoding hairy-related 1 gives MGTPKMANRRASKRILKPVIEKKRRDRINQRLDELRTLLLDNTLDSRLQNPKLEKAEILELTVDYIRKRSSIGTESKDSNKDSLDVVAPLPTSRKPRLPCISIHDPTSLQTNSSLYTAGFQDCISRLTGFIDCVEPSQRENFVQGLRHHLDSHSLRVPSNPWACGTPEPFSYTGNHQLYPNSFVLHHPHPYPSPPYSLSPPPSPCYSTTSPTYLTIPCHFPFPPSVSPLSSDSCSSTSPPSFSFATSTPILNLASAPKPPPSARPPTPHRSMDPAPVPALTTSSCPPQRTLRRALFQNQQQNMWRPW, from the exons ATGGGAACACCAAAAATGGCCAACCGCAGAGCTTCCAAAAGA ATATTGAAGCCAGTGATTGAGAAGAAGAGGAGAGATCGGATTAATCAGAGATTAGACGAGCTGAGGACTCTTCTTCTGGACAACACGCTGGATTCG AGACTCCAAAACCCCAAACTGGAGAAAGCTGAGATCCTGGAGCTCACAGTCGATTATATCAGGAAGAGATCGAGCATCGGGACAGAAAGCAAAG ATTCCAACAAGGATTCGCTGGATGTCGTCGCTCCGTTACCGACTTCCAGGAAGCCTCGCCTTCCCTGCATCTCCATCCACGACCCAACCAGTCTCCAGACCAACAGCTCGCTCTACACCGCCGGATTTCAGGACTGCATCTCGCGCCTCACCGGCTTCATCGACTGCGTGGAACCATCTCAACGCGAGAACTTCGTCCAAGGACTACGACACCACCTGGACTCGCATTCCCTCCGAGTTCCCAGCAACCCTTGGGCCTGCGGAACGCCGGAGCCGTTCTCCTACACCGGCAACCACCAGCTGTACCCCAATTCGTTCGTCCTCCATCACCCCCACCCTTACCCTTCCCCACCGTACTCCCTGTCCCCGCCCCCATCACCCTGCTACTCCACCACCTCCCCCACGTACCTCACCATCCCCTGCCACTTCCCCTTCCCCCCGTCCGTATCTCCTCTATCTTCCGATTCCTGTTCCTCCACGTCCCCGCCATCCTTCTCCTTCGCCACTTCCACTCCAATCCTCAACCTGGCGTCGGCCCCCAAACCTCCACCCAGCGCCAGACCGCCGACGCCGCACCGGTCCATGGATCCCGCACCGGTTCCGGCTCTGACCACCAGCTCCTGCCCCCCACAGAGGACTCTGAGGAGAGCCTTGTTCCAAAACCAGCAACAGAACATGTGGAGGCCGTGGTGA